From the genome of Thermodesulfobacteriota bacterium, one region includes:
- the queC gene encoding 7-cyano-7-deazaguanine synthase QueC: MKRDPAIVLVSGGLDSCVTAAIACRQYAPAFLHVNYGQRTEGRELTAFSAIADNYGVARRLIVDIGYLLQIGGSSLTDRNIPVPEAGRIQSGEIPTTYVPFRNTHLVAIAVSWAEVIGAKKIFIGATEVDSSGYPDCRKGYFDVYNKLIRLGTRPETDISIETPLIDLSKEEVVRRGLELEAPLHLTWSCYKNEDVACGRCDSCILRLKGFRLAGVPDPISYAS, encoded by the coding sequence ATGAAAAGGGATCCGGCTATTGTTCTTGTAAGCGGCGGTCTGGATAGTTGCGTGACCGCGGCTATTGCCTGCCGGCAGTATGCCCCGGCCTTTTTACATGTGAATTACGGCCAGCGCACGGAAGGGCGGGAGCTTACTGCCTTTTCCGCTATTGCTGATAATTATGGCGTTGCGAGGCGGCTGATCGTCGATATCGGCTATCTCCTCCAGATAGGCGGTTCAAGCCTTACTGACCGGAACATTCCCGTGCCTGAGGCCGGCCGTATCCAAAGCGGAGAGATTCCAACCACGTATGTCCCCTTCCGAAATACGCATCTCGTCGCCATTGCCGTATCCTGGGCTGAAGTAATAGGCGCTAAGAAGATTTTCATCGGGGCCACTGAGGTGGACAGTTCCGGTTACCCGGATTGCCGAAAGGGCTATTTCGACGTCTATAATAAGCTGATAAGGCTGGGGACGCGGCCTGAGACGGATATAAGCATTGAGACCCCGCTGATCGACCTTTCGAAAGAAGAAGTGGTGCGCCGCGGCTTGGAGCTTGAGGCCCCGTTGCATCTGACCTGGTCCTGTTATAAGAATGAAGATGTGGCCTGCGGACGATGCGATTCCTGTATCTTGCGCCTCAAAGGGTTCAGATTGGCCGGTGTGCCGGACCCGATTTCTTACGCCTCCTGA